The Gloeothece verrucosa PCC 7822 genomic interval GTGTTAATGAAGATGGTAGTGCAATAGTAGCAGTTAGAGGGTGTTTATAAAGTAAATCTAAAGACAAGAAAAAAATAGGCCAAAAACGATTAATCTAATCTGGGTAATTGTTCGCAATCAAAAGTGAGGAGCGATCTGCTTGTATCCAAGTGATTTATCTGATGCCGAATGGGAATTGCTTGCCCCACTTATTCCAGCCGCTAAATCCGGGGGACATCCGCGTACTACAGATATTAGACAAGTCTGTAATGCGATATATTATCATTTGAAGACCGGATGCCAATGGAGATATTTACCCAAAAATTTTCCTCCTCCCTCCACAGTCTATAGTTATTATCGCAAATGGGTCAAAAAGGGGGTTTGGGAAAAAATCAATCACACCCTCCGGCAGATGGTTCGTCAACAGGTAGGGAAATCTCCGCAAAGTAGTGTAATCATAGCAGACAGCCAATCGGTGGAAACAACCGAAAAAAGGGGGATGTGTATGGCTTTGACGGTGGAAAAAAAGTCAAAGGCCGAAAAAGGCAATTATTAGTTGATAGTTTAGGATTAATCTTGAAAGTAATTGTAGCTGAAGCTCATGGTCAAGAAAGAGTCTTAGCGGCGACGGCGGTAATGGAACTATTAGAAGAAAATCCCAAACTGCTTGAAAAAGTGGCTTTAATGTGGGTAGATGCTGGTTATAGTGGTGATAAATTTGCTCTGGCTATTTGGTTGATGATTCAAGCAAGAGTAGAAGTAATAAAGCGTTCAGACAAAAAATTTAAAGTTTTACCGAAAAGATGGATTGTGGAACGAACGTTCGGCTGGTTTAACTGGTATCGTCGTTTGAGTAAAGATTATGAAAAATTATCAGAAATGAGTGAAGCCGCTATTTATGCAGTTATGACAAGGATAATGTTGCGTCGCCTCGTTTCTTAAGATTGACTTTATAAATAGCCTCTAATCAATCTTTTAAAATAATGTTAGTTGTTTGTACAAATATTGAGGCTTAATTTTCTTCCAGCCACCGCCTCAAATGTTCCACACTGCTGAAATCCAATAAAGCTTCTCCCAA includes:
- a CDS encoding IS5 family transposase (programmed frameshift) — its product is MYPSDLSDAEWELLAPLIPAAKSGGHPRTTDIRQVCNAIYYHLKTGCQWRYLPKNFPPPSTVYSYYRKWVKKGVWEKINHTLRQMVRQQVGKSPQSSVIIADSQSVETTGKKGDVYGFDGGKKVKGRKRQLLVDSLGLILKVIVAEAHGQERVLAATAVMELLEENPKLLEKVALMWVDAGYSGDKFALAIWLMIQARVEVIKRSDKKFKVLPKRWIVERTFGWFNWYRRLSKDYEKLSEMSEAAIYAVMTRIMLRRLVS